The sequence TCAATGAACTGCAATTTGGAGAAGGGCTTAGTAAGTTTGAATGGATTGACAAAGAACATTACCATATTATTTGTACAAGTTGTGGTGAAATTGAGGATTTCCATTATCCTCAATTAAAAGAAGTAGAGTCCTTTGCCCAAGATTTATCTAAATTTAAGATTAAAGATCATCATTTATTATTTTATGGGTTATGCCAAGACTGCAATAAATTGGAAAAGGCAAGAGAAACATAATAATGAGTCTCCACATCCGTTAATGGATGTGTTTTTTTATTGATTAATACACGAATATATATTTTCCGCCATATTCTTATTCTAGGGGGGATATAGGTGGGAATTGAAAGAACAGACATATGGCTTAAGGAAAATTTTAATCGACCTCTTAAACTTCTCAGAGAGAAGGTGTTATCAAATGAACAGGAAGATGAGAAGAGGTTATATAATCTATTACGTTCATTTGGAATGTATAGCCCAAATCGATTAACAAAAAGAAGACTAGGACAGTTAAACGAACAAAATTTTTGGTCAAAAGCCGAAAAAATATTTGATTCCTATCAAAAAAAATGGCAGGGGCCAGATATTCCAATTTATATTTTTCCTATTCATACAAGTTTTAGCCAGGAATTGTCGGGAGTATCTTTTAATAATAAAATGTTTTTGTTTATATCACCAGTAGAAAAACTAAAGAGATTAGAGGCCCTTATTGTTCATGAATATCATCATGTTTGTCGATTGAACAAGAGCTCCAAATTAATGATAGAATACACTTTGCTTGACTCTGTGCTTATGGAAGGTTTTGCTGAATGGGCTGTTACTAAATTCTGTGGAGAACAATATAACGCAAAGTGGATACATGAATATACGGATGAACAACTTGAACGGTTTTATAAAAGGGATATAAAACATCATTTAATGGCAAAAAGAACGGAGCGAATTCATGATGTTTTGCTTTTTGGAAAAGGTTTGTATCCTGAGCTAATAGGATATTCAGTTGGATATTGGTTGGTCAAAAAGGCGAGTGAAAAACATAAATTTTCCATAGAAGAAACCTTTACAGTTACATCAGAGGAAATTAAAAAGATTATTGAATAAAAATCAAATTATTCCCTTTTCCTAATCCCCAAAATCAACAAAAATTGGATGGAATCCATCACTACAGGAATATTTTAACTATGAACTGCCTATACTGAATGACAAATAGTTAGCTGAAGTGAGGGGTAAAAAAATGATGTATCTTCATGATGTTTGGGTAAATTGGTTTGAAGGGGAAGAGAACGGTTATAATGTGTGCCATTTTCACGAGTGGCGAAAAGATGACAGCGTAGAATTACTTGACCAAGTGCCGTTATTAAAAATAGATTCTGTTCTTTATAACTACATTGAAAATGATTTATCAGAGTTACCACAGCAATTATTGGATGATATTTATCAAAAAGCATTTTTACGAAAAAATCATGAACGTTGCCAATTGGATTATTGTTTCGTTGTTTCGGACGGGGTTGGAATTTTGGCTGTTGATACAATTGGTTATAATATTCCAATTCGTAAGAGTAGGCTAATTCCGCGTCAAGAACAACTTGCCTTTGATATGCTTGAAAGTCAAGAAGTGCAAATCTATTCATTCCAGCCATCTTCTATCAGCAAGAAGGAATTCCATATTCTATCTCCAAAGCCAGAATTGATGAACGGATTAACCCGTAAAGAGAGACAATTAAAACAGCTTTTATTCATGGCATTGGATCAATTATATACGTCTAAAAATACAGCGGAAATCCGTTATTGGTTTACAGAATGGAGTCCAGATTTGTATGAATACATCCAAATGCTTGACATGGAAGAGGCTTGGCAGCAATTATTTGAAAATGTAAAATACGGTTGGACAAGTAAACATGAACAGTTTTGTGAGAATTTAATTAAAGGCCAGCCATTCTTTGAGAAACTATGGGATATGGAGCAAGGGCATAAAGTTAATTAAGACAAAAAGGGAGCTGAATATATTTCAGCTCCTTTCTTCTATTTAGCTTGTCTAACTTGTTATCTTCTTTTTCGTCCTAATCCCATGGCGTTTTCCATCTTCTTGAGCATTTTAGAAGCTACTATATTAGCTTTTTCCGCTCCCTTATCAAGAATTTCATCTAGCTCTTGTGATTCCATTAACTCGTTGTATCTGTTTTGAATTGGAGAAAGAGTATCAATCACGACTTGGGCTAAATCCCCCTTGAAAGCACCATACCCTTTTCCTTCGTACATCGCTTCCAATTCCTTAATTGATTTTCCTGAGAAAATCGAATAAATAGAGAGAAGGTTTGATAAACCTGGTTTATTCTCAACATCGTATCTAACAATTCCTTCTGAATCAGTCACAGCACTTTTGATTTTCTTTTCAATTTGTTTAGGTTCGTCCAACATTGAGATGAATCCTTTTTGATTGGAATCAGACTTGCTCATTTTCTTTGTAGGATCTTGGAGAGACATAATCCGTGCTCCTACTTTTGGAATTCTTACCTCGGGAATGGTAAAAATTTCTGCGTACTTTTTATTAAATCGTTCAGCCAGATCGCGTGTTAATTCAAGGTGTTGTTTCTGATCTTCACCAACTGGTACAAGGTCCGCACTGTATAATAAAATATCCGCAACCATTAATGGTGGATAAGTTAATAGTGCAGCTGATACGGCATCTTTTCCAGAAGACTTATCTTTAAACTGAGTCATTCGTTCAAGTTCACCGATATATGAAATACATTGCATCATCCATGCTGCTTGAGCATGTGCAGGGACTTCTGATTGAATAAATAATGTGGCTTTATCCGGGTCTAAACCGACAGCTAAATATAGTGCCGCTAAAGAACGAATATTTTTTCTCAGTACTTGTGGATCTTGTGGGACTGTAATTGCATGTTGGTCAACAATACAGTAAAAACAATTAAATTCATCTTGTAATTCCACAAATTGTTTTAATGCGCCGATATAGTTGCCAAGTGTAATGGTGCCGCTTGGCTGAATACCAGAAAAGATCGTTTTCATTGTTTATCCTCCGTTTATAAGCTAAATTCATAAAAAAAACCATTCACCCCTTCAAATAGGGACGAATGGTCCGCGATTTTACCCTATTCTTTTTAAAAGCTACTATAGTATGTACATTTTAACTATAAAATAGCTTAATTTGTAGAAAAAATCAAGTTTAGGGGATTAATTAGTACATCGATCAACAAAAAACTTGGTTCATGAATAAAAATAAAAATATGTCAGAAACCTCTTTAATAAAGCTTTCAACAGGATGAATTTTTTTAACAAAATATTTACAAAAAATTTAAGGTATTGAAATATAATTAATTACATTTATAATAAAATTTATTAAACAGCGAACCATTGATAAAATATATCTCTTTAAAAATATTTTTCTAATGAAAGTTATTTTATTTTTCTCGTAAAATTATGGTAAAATAACTTATATTGAAGAATGAGGAAATGACATAATGTAAAGTGTCTGACTATTTCGATACAGAAACACAAATGTTTTTTTAGAGAATACAAAAAATGGTTTTGTTAGTAAAAATTAGGAGGGGGAAAAATGAAAAAGAGATCATTACTTGTCATAAGTATGATGCTTGTTTTAAGCGTGTTCCTAGCTGCATGTGCAGGGAACAGTGAAGGTGAGAAAGATGGGGAAGTTGCTCAGGATCTTCGTATTAATATAAATACGGAACCTCCAACTTTACACCCTGGTTTAGCAGAGGATTCAACATCAGGAACTGTGCTTCGTCAAGTGTTTGAGGGACTTTCTCGAATCAACTTAGAGGGAGAGGCAGAATTAGCGGCTGCTGAAAAAGTGGATATCTCTGATGATCAAAAAACTTACACATTCACACTACGTGAAGCAACATGGTCTAATGGAGACCCTGTTACAGCTAAAGATTTTGAATATGCATGGAAATGGGCGTTAGATCCTGCTAATGCATCAGCCTATTCTTATCAATTATATTACCTAGAAGGTGCACAAGCATTTAATGAAGGTACTGGCAGTGCAGATGAGGTTGGAGTAAAAGCACTTGATGATAAGACTTTAGAAGTTAAACTTGTTAATCCAACACCATTCTTCTTAGAACTTACTGCGTTCTATACTTACTTACCAATCAACAGTAAGATTGCTGAAGCAAACCCTAACTGGGCAAATGATGCTGGTGAGAGTTATGCAACAAATGGACCTTTCAAATTAACCGAATGGTCACATAGCGATAAAATTATCCTTGAGAAGGATGAAAATTATTGGGATGCAGATGCAGTTAAGTTAAATAAAATTACGATGATCATGGTAAATGATCCAAATACAGAGTTATCTATGTTTGATAGTGGCGAACTTGATTGGGCGGGTATG is a genomic window of Niallia sp. XMNu-256 containing:
- a CDS encoding Fur family transcriptional regulator: MEKIIEILKKENIRITPQRLEMISILKGTKEHFTAEDIYQKLIKQFPSVSIATVYNNLKLFVKLGLVNELQFGEGLSKFEWIDKEHYHIICTSCGEIEDFHYPQLKEVESFAQDLSKFKIKDHHLLFYGLCQDCNKLEKARET
- a CDS encoding DUF2268 domain-containing putative Zn-dependent protease (predicted Zn-dependent protease with a strongly conserved HExxH motif), with translation MGIERTDIWLKENFNRPLKLLREKVLSNEQEDEKRLYNLLRSFGMYSPNRLTKRRLGQLNEQNFWSKAEKIFDSYQKKWQGPDIPIYIFPIHTSFSQELSGVSFNNKMFLFISPVEKLKRLEALIVHEYHHVCRLNKSSKLMIEYTLLDSVLMEGFAEWAVTKFCGEQYNAKWIHEYTDEQLERFYKRDIKHHLMAKRTERIHDVLLFGKGLYPELIGYSVGYWLVKKASEKHKFSIEETFTVTSEEIKKIIE
- a CDS encoding YjbA family protein, encoding MMYLHDVWVNWFEGEENGYNVCHFHEWRKDDSVELLDQVPLLKIDSVLYNYIENDLSELPQQLLDDIYQKAFLRKNHERCQLDYCFVVSDGVGILAVDTIGYNIPIRKSRLIPRQEQLAFDMLESQEVQIYSFQPSSISKKEFHILSPKPELMNGLTRKERQLKQLLFMALDQLYTSKNTAEIRYWFTEWSPDLYEYIQMLDMEEAWQQLFENVKYGWTSKHEQFCENLIKGQPFFEKLWDMEQGHKVN
- the trpS gene encoding tryptophan--tRNA ligase, with amino-acid sequence MKTIFSGIQPSGTITLGNYIGALKQFVELQDEFNCFYCIVDQHAITVPQDPQVLRKNIRSLAALYLAVGLDPDKATLFIQSEVPAHAQAAWMMQCISYIGELERMTQFKDKSSGKDAVSAALLTYPPLMVADILLYSADLVPVGEDQKQHLELTRDLAERFNKKYAEIFTIPEVRIPKVGARIMSLQDPTKKMSKSDSNQKGFISMLDEPKQIEKKIKSAVTDSEGIVRYDVENKPGLSNLLSIYSIFSGKSIKELEAMYEGKGYGAFKGDLAQVVIDTLSPIQNRYNELMESQELDEILDKGAEKANIVASKMLKKMENAMGLGRKRR